CAACGCACTCAATACCGCCGACATGTCCGGCCTCATGTTGCGCACCCTGGCGTATACCTTTGCCAACATCGGCCAGTACCTGCTTCCTGCGATATGCGCCATTGGCGCTATCGGTTCACTGGTGACACGCAGCAAACGGAAGAAACTGCTGCAACGCGTCAACACTGCCAGTCAACCAGCACGCACCATCGACGGCCTGAGTTGGCGGCAATTTGAACAGGTGATTGGCGAAGCCTTTCGTACCCAGGGCTACAGCGTCAGCGAAACCGGCAGCCAGGGCGCGGACGGCGGTATCGACCTGACCCTGCACAAGGATGGCGAAAAATACCTGGTGCAATGCAAGCACTGGCGCGCACAAAAAGTCGGCGTGCCAGTAGTACGCGACTTCCTCGGCGCCATGGCGGCAGAGGGCGCCGTCGGTGGTATGGTCATTACCTCCGGGCAATTTACCAGCGAAGCCAAAGCCTTTGCCGAAGGGCGCAATATTCAGTTGATTGACGGCAGCAAACTCAAAACCCTGCTGGCAAAACACAACCCCACAACTGAGCCCGAACAGCCAACATCTACAACCCCATTCTGCCCGCTATGCCAGAGCGCAATGGTCAAGCGCACAGCCAGGCGTGGACCGAATGCGGGGAATGCGTTTTGGGGGTGTTCGAAATATCCAGGGTGTAAGGGTGCGGTTAATGCAGCGTCGACCCCTGTAGGTGAGCCGGCGAATGACAGGCTTGAATCGCAAAGTGACAGTGGGCTTCAGAAAGCGCGAAATGGCGTTAATACATGAACAAAGGTTGCGCGTTGCAAGGGGGCAAAAGGCAAGACCCGCCCCTGATGCCGCTCTGATTAATGAATAAAATAACTGCCCACCTGGTGCTAGGCCTGTTTGATGTTGCTGCAGTTGCAGCGTGTGTTTATGTTTTCTCGAGTTGGACAAACATAGACGGCCAGCTCAGTCAAAATGTCGATAGTCTATCCGTGTCAAGCAACTTGAATCTGGCTGGGTTGATGGTCATCGTGCCCGTTACGCACAGTATGGCCTTATTCAACTGGAAGGAATCAATCCAGAAATGGGGTAATCGATGCTTGATTGGCCTGTTTCTTTTTTTGCTTGTGGGCGCCTTTATCATGGACTCATATCTGGAAAGCAAGATTCTTGCTGCAGGCTACGAGTACTGTGCAGGCCAAAGTGAAAAAATGACCTTTTCGGAGTACCGGACTTACGTTGGTGAAAATAGGGCTTGTTTAAAGTAAGGGGGTGCTCGGCCTTTTGTTGGTGTCAGTTTCATTTGGGACAGTTTGAACAAGTCTACAAAACGGAGGCTCTGGAGTCAGGGCTTTCGCTAACTCATGAGTAGCCAAAGCAAGAGGCAATACAGCTTCATGCTCCCCTGTATGCCGTGCTAGAGTTTTGTTTTGACATTGAACCCTAAGGAAAAGCACATGAAGGATGTGGAATACGCTGGTTTTTGGGTCAGGGTGGGTGCGGCTTTGATCGATACGGTACTGATGATGATCATTATTGCGCCTGCGTTGGCTCTGATATACGGCAAAGACTATTGGGCAGGTGACTCATTTTTCCTTGGCTTCTGGGATTTGATGTTTAATTACATTCTGCCCGCCGTGGCTGTCATTCTTTTCTGGGTCTACAAGGCAGCAACGCCAGGTAAAATGGCCCTGCGTCTGAAGATTGTTGATGCGAAAACCGGTGAACCGGTACCAACCGCGCGGTTGATCGGCCGTTACCTTGGTTATTATGTGTCTATCATCCCGCTACTTCTTGGCATTTTCTGGGTCGGGTTTGATAAGCGGAAACAGGGGTGGCATGACAAGCTGGCAGGTACCGTCGTTATTCGGGATACGAAAAAAGAGCCTGTGCAGTTTGATTCCTAGCCTTGAGCCAGTCCTGAGCTGCATGCGGCAATCAGCCTGATAACAGGCAACTCAAGCACAAAAAAATCCCGCAACCATCACTGGCTGCGGGATTTTTGTTTACCGGGCTAACATCCCTCAGTCAGCAATCTTCACCAACTGCTTGCCAAAGTTCTTGCCCTTCAACATACCCTTGAAAGCTTCCGGGGC
This sequence is a window from Halopseudomonas salegens. Protein-coding genes within it:
- a CDS encoding restriction endonuclease yields the protein MARKRSSGLEDLITLLARLPWWVSALIGVISWLVLRQIAANPPAPANALNTADMSGLMLRTLAYTFANIGQYLLPAICAIGAIGSLVTRSKRKKLLQRVNTASQPARTIDGLSWRQFEQVIGEAFRTQGYSVSETGSQGADGGIDLTLHKDGEKYLVQCKHWRAQKVGVPVVRDFLGAMAAEGAVGGMVITSGQFTSEAKAFAEGRNIQLIDGSKLKTLLAKHNPTTEPEQPTSTTPFCPLCQSAMVKRTARRGPNAGNAFWGCSKYPGCKGAVNAASTPVGEPANDRLESQSDSGLQKARNGVNT
- a CDS encoding RDD family protein, with the translated sequence MKDVEYAGFWVRVGAALIDTVLMMIIIAPALALIYGKDYWAGDSFFLGFWDLMFNYILPAVAVILFWVYKAATPGKMALRLKIVDAKTGEPVPTARLIGRYLGYYVSIIPLLLGIFWVGFDKRKQGWHDKLAGTVVIRDTKKEPVQFDS